Proteins encoded by one window of Vigna radiata var. radiata cultivar VC1973A chromosome 5, Vradiata_ver6, whole genome shotgun sequence:
- the LOC106760701 gene encoding uncharacterized protein LOC106760701, whose translation MXDQGEPFSXPXRYXRXVXKLIYLXITRPXLSYPVGIVSQFMQNPHVDHWNAVIRILRYIKGNPGQGLLYEDKGSTQIEGYCDADWAGSPIDRRSTTGYCVLLGGNLISWKRWPNL comes from the exons ATGNGAGATCAAGGTGAACCTTTCTCAGANCCAGANAGATATANAAGGNTGGTTNGAAAACTCATATATCTNANAATAACAAGACCTNNTCTNTCTTATCCAGTGGGGATtgtgagtcaatttatgcaGAATCCACATGTTGACCATTGGAATGCAGTGATTCGCATTCTCAGATACATAAAAGGAAATCCAGGACAGGGATTGTTGTATGAGGACAAGGGAAGCACTCAGATTGAaggatattgtgatgcagattgggctgGTTCTCCAATTGATCGAAGATCTACTACAGGATATTGTGTTTTACTTGGAGGGAACCttatatcttggaaaa GATGGCCTAACCTTTAA